From the genome of Delphinus delphis chromosome 8, mDelDel1.2, whole genome shotgun sequence, one region includes:
- the SLC22A12 gene encoding LOW QUALITY PROTEIN: solute carrier family 22 member 12 (The sequence of the model RefSeq protein was modified relative to this genomic sequence to represent the inferred CDS: substituted 1 base at 1 genomic stop codon) — MAFSELPDXVGSLGRFQVLQMVALVVPTMWLTTQNMLENSSATMPSHRGWAPLLDNSTTQASVPRALDPEALLAVSIPPGPNHEPHQCLCFRQPQWQLLATPAATDWSEAATEPHVDGWVYDRSTSTSVAKGDLMCDSEARKPTAQSIYLDGILVGAAVCRQASNKFGLGLVLTWSYFPTAMWGTAAAFLHTFTVYRLFRFLVAFAVAGVTMNTGTPHRSPDPGLTEWTSAQARALAMTLKALGFSLGPVLMAAVAYGVRDWALLRLAGSAPFFLCFVYPWMTAVGLGQTAARGGAILGPLLRLLGVHGASLPLLVYGAVPVPSGLAALLLPETPSLPLRDTIPYVAVKKATHSTQGRPVLKSTRL, encoded by the exons ATGGCCTTTTCCGAACTCCCAGACTGAGTGGGCAGCCTGGGCAGGTTCCAGGTTCTCCAGATGGTGGCCCTTGTGGTCCCCACCATGTGGCTCACCACTCAGAATATGCTGGAGAATTCCTCGGCCACCATGCCCAGCCACCGTGGCTGGGCGCCCCTCCTGGACAACAGCACTACCCAGGCCAGTGTCCCCAGGGCCCTGGACCCTGAGGCCCTCCTGGCCGTCTCCATCCCACCGGGTCCCAACCACGAGCCCCACCAGTGTCTCTGCTTCCGCCAACCACAGTGGCAGCTCCTGGCAACTCCTGCAGCCACCGACTGGAGCGAGGCTGCCACGGAGCCACACGTGGATGGCTGGGTCTATGACCGCAGCACCTCCACCAGCGTGGCCAAG GGGGACCTGATGTGTGACTCCGAGGCCCGGAAGCCCACGGCCCAGTCCATCTACCTGGACGGGATCCTGGTGGGAGCTGCTGTGTGCCGCCAAGCCTCTAACAA GTTTGGACTCGGGCTGGTGCTGACCTGGAGCTACTTTCCGACGGCCATGTGGGGCACGGCAGCCGCTTTCCTCCACACCTTCACCGTGTACCGCCTCTTCCGCTTCCTGGTGGCCTTCGCCGTGGCGGGCGTCACGATGAACACCGGCACTCCCCATAGGTCCCCCGACCCGGGCC TGACGGAGTGGACATCGGCGCAAGCCCGTGCCTTGGCAATGACTTTGAAAGCCCTGGGCTTCAGCTTGGGCCCGGTCCTGATGGCCGCAGTGGCCTACGGCGTGCGCGACTGGGCGCTGCTGCGGCTGGCGGGCTCTGCCCCCTTCTTCCTCTGCTTCGTGTACCCCTG GATGACCGCAGTGGGCCTGGGCCAGACGGCAGCCCGAGGGGGAGCCATCCTGGGGCCTCTGCTGCGGCTGCTGGGTGTACACGGTGCCTCCCTACCCCTGCTGGTGTACGGGGCGGTGCCAGTGCCGAGCGGCCTGGCTGCACTGCTGCTGCCCGAGACCCCGAGCCTGCCACTGCGCGACACTATCCCATATGT GGCAGTAAAGAAGGCAACACACAGCACCCAGGGGCGTCCTGTTCTGAAATCCACACGACTTTAG